In Coregonus clupeaformis isolate EN_2021a chromosome 5, ASM2061545v1, whole genome shotgun sequence, the sequence GCCATTGTTATCCAGACCACACTATCAGCATTTATGTTCCAAGGTTGGAATTGGAAAACGTATAAAAGTACGTAAGCTATTACAGGCTATCATAGCAGCTTTATTTAGAAATTTTTACATTCTCATAAATTGACAAATCTATATAACTCTCGATTCTCATTGCACTATTGCAAATTAAAGGGACTGGAAAAATGTAAGACTTGTATTTTTGTTTTCAAAATGACAAAGGGGAAGAAATCTAAAGAAAAGCTAAATCAGGCCTGCTAGTGCTCCAGTTATCCAGAGACTAAGGTGTAGATCCTTGAAGACTTAACCCCCCAAAATTTAATAACTCAAGTTCTCTcttcacctccaccacaaactgaaGGATCATTCAACTAGCAGTCCATCCGGAGACAAACAGAGAAGATAGTTACTGGGTGTAGTACAGGCTTATTGATGAAGTTCTCAGCAGACAGATGGTCACCTGTGCAATGGTGATGCTTCAGGGAGACGGGATAGGCACTATGGTCACTAAGCTTTCCTCGGGGACAGGTGGCTGCTGAAATGTCGCATCCAGCAAGAATTCATACCTGACATTTTCTTGTTGAAGTGACAGGGGAAAACAGACACTATGCCAGGAAGTGAATTTGACAAATCTGAGTAACCTGTGAGTGAGGACAAATATTCTCTATTTGATCAGATAAAGTCAGGAAATGTGTCTCTTGTAGAACTTCACCGCATCATTTTAAAGCTAAACAAAATTGAGGTACTTTTGAATTTGGCCCAACCGTTTACAGATGATGCAAGAGGCTTTCTTAGTACAATTTCTCACTTTCCAAATCTTGCTTAAAAGTCAACGCCCCTTTCCCAGACGGAGCTGGGAGGAAGCTTGTGAGTTTTGCGTTTGGTACTATCTCGTAGTTAGGATGTGAACCGCAGCACAGGGTTAGCACGACCGGACATCAAAGCGCGGTGTTTGGTTGGCTTTGTCATGATGGTGGTGAACACAGATGCGGGCAGCAGCCACTCAGGCCTTCATGAGGGCACCCACCACAGCGCGGGCGTTGAGGCTCCGCAGGTCGTTGTAGGTCTGCCCCGTGCCCACAAACACAATGGGCTGCCCTGTGATGTAGGTCATTGAGATTGCAGCGCCAACCTGAGGGGAGGAGTGACGTCAGCTTTGCAACCAcagagactactgttctgacagAGGACGTCATAAACAGCATTTAAAAAGCTTTGACTTCCCATCAATAAATCATTGTCATAACTTTCATATTTTGTTTACAGCGACTTCTGTTAAAccgagaggggggtggagggttctactaagctatatggaattgttttaagatggtcataccaaggataattttgccATTTGGTTTTGAATTGTAAGACCCCTTGAaatataaatatacactaccggtctactcattcaagggtttttctttattttttactattttctacattgtagaataatagtgaagacaaactattaaataaacacatggaatcacgtagtatccacaaaagtgtttaacaaatcaaaatattttatatttgagattcttcaaatagccaccctttgcctttgacagctttgcacactcttggcattctctcaactagcttcatgaggtagtcacctggaatgcatttcaattaacaggtgtgcgttcttaaaagttaatttgtggaatttcttaatgcgtttgagccaatcagttgtgttgtgacaaggtgggggggggtatacagaagatagccctatttggtaaaagaccaagtccatattatggcaagaacagctcaaataagcaaagagaaacaacaggccatcattactttaagacatgaaggtcagtcaatacggaacatttcaagaacttcaagtgcagtcgcaaaaaccatcaagcgctatgatgaaactggctctcatgaggaccgccacaggaatggaagacccagagttacctctactgcagaggataagttcattagagttaccagcctcagaaattgcagccaacataaatgcttcagagttcaagtaacagacacatctcaacatcaactgttcagaggatactatgtgaatcaggccttcatggtcgaattgctgcaaagaaaccactactaaaggacaccaataagaagaagagacttgcttgggccaagaaacacgagcaatatacattagaccggtggaaatctgtcctttggtctgatgagtccaaatttgagatttttggttccaactgccatgtctttgtgagacgcggtgtgggtgaacggatgatctccgcatgtgtatttcccaccgtaacgcATGGAGggggtggtgttatggtgtgggggtgctttgctggtgacactgtgatttatttattattcaaggcacacttaaccagcatggctaccacagcattctgcagcaatatgccatcccatctggtttgggcttagtaggactatcatttgtttttcaacaggacaatgacccaacacacctccaggctgtgtaagggctattttatcaagaagcagagtgatgagtgctgcattagatgacctggcctccacaatcccccaacctcaaccaaattgagatggtttgagatgagctGGACCgtagagtaaaggaaaagcagccaacaagtgctcagcatatgtgggaactccttcaagactgttggaaaagcattccaggcaaagctggttgagagaatgcgaagtgtgtgcaaagctgtcatcaaggcaaagggtggctatttgaagaatctcataaaatattttgatgtgtttaatacttttttggttactacatgattccatctgttatttcatagtttagatgtcttcactattattctacaatgtagaaaatagtaaaaaataaaaacccttgaatgagtaggtgttctaaaacttttgaccggtagtgtatatatttgatGAAAGAAATGTtggggccttactgctattagcccatacaaacagaTTGAATAACAGactcactacatggaacaacagatagtcccaacaaaatataaaaatgtttATTCTGAAGTGTCTATCCTATATCAGAGATAAGATCAGGAAACGTATTTTATTTAATGACATACGAACCTTGTCATCAATGGTGTCAAACTTGGTGAGAACGATCCCATCGATGAGACGAGGCTTATCAGACATGGAGTGATCAGCCAGCGCCTGGTTAAATTTCACCTGAAAGTAAATTATCGCACTCGTTAtacagtgtggagtgcaacatGAGACAGCTATGCAAATCAACAAACAGTTACAGTAGGCGCAGGTAGCCTAGCCATTAAGCAGAgtgggtcagtaaccgaaaggttgctggttcaaatccatgagcctactaggtgaaaaatctgagtgTCTGCcgaatgactgaaatgtaaaatgtgccCTTTGCACGTCAATATTGAAAATACACCATTTATAATCCGATAGCATAGCCCATTTCAACTTTCTAGGGTTGTAAGTACAGCAAAAGCTCACAGATTTTTCTGCCATTTTAATCCTTGGGTGGGCCGCTTAAGCGTTTCAGGTCACCTAAATCCAAACAGTGTAAAAAAAGCAATCTATTTTCGGGATAGGGAAAcactttcagtgtaaacttaaatgacaAAAAACAGAAAGTATGTTGAAAAGATAAATGGGCctatacattttttaataatatCTTTGAGAAGTAACAATAAcccaaataaaagctagacagtcagggtgAATTGAACATTTTGCAGAATTTACCACTATTCATTTTGTTCTCGTATTAGcaaaacacagcattagccatggcaaaatgcatagaattgcaggaaactagctttaGAACTGATAagttctctcagctccatggtagaattacaggaaattcgCTTTAAAAGAACAAAACATTTCTCAATTttctagaattgcaggaaattggcttagAAATTCTACCGCCAAGATGGGGGCCCCTTTTTGATCCATAAAAACCTGAAGCTATAACATAATCCAAAATAATCTGAAGAGTATCCAAAATGCATGTGAATTAATTTGACAGTTAGTCAGTTTTTTACCTTCTAGGGATCTGCGTTTCAGAGGCAGATTAAACAGTAGGGTGTTAAAATATAACATGTTCTAAAAGGACTCTCACCAGCTGGTCCACAGCCTCGTTGCCCACTAGAGCCTCCCCCACAAACAGCACCAGGTCAGGCATGTTGACAGCTATCAGCTTGGCCAGGGCCGTCATCAGGGGGGTGTTGTCCTGCATCCGCCCAGCAGTGTCCACCAGCACCACATCAAAGGCCTGGTTACGGGCTGGACCGAGAGACAAGGGAGGATTTCTTCACTTGGTTGAATGGACGTCTGACTTGGTCCGTATACTCAGTTTATATGTGGTACATTAAGACACATTCGTGAACCCCTCCTACATATCACCATACATTTAATTGAGGACAGACATAAGAGCTATGGCATACTATGGGGCTAAAATGTATAATCTATGAATGGCAGGCTGGGGCATGGTATGGTTACCATAGGCGATAGCCTCCATGGCGATGCCGGCGGCGTCCTTTCCGTAGCCCTTCTCATAAAGCTGCACTACGGGCCGTCCCCCGTGATCCTGAGGGGGGTGCAGGGAGTTAAGGCGGCGCTGGTGGGTACGCAGCTGCTCTACGGCCCCCGCACGGAATGTGTCACAGGCTGCTATCAGCACGGTGAAACCGTTCTCGATCAGCCAGAAGGAGATCTGCACACAGAGGATTGAGGGTTTCAGCAAATAAAAATAGATTTTCCCTGCTGATTTTTCTGTGCTCTGAATGGGGGCTTCCTAGGTTATCGGTGTCCTATTTATCTAGGTCATGGTTTGGCTTGAAAGTTCCAACCAGGACCTGGTTTGGTTAAATGGATGCAACCCAGGTTTGGAATCCCCAGCAATACCAATGTTTTCAATATGTCGGATTAacagaaaaaaaacacacaataaaaACACTCACTGGTAGATCTCACCTTGGCCAGGTTGGTGGACTTGCCGACCCCGTTGACCCCACAGAAGGTGATGACGAAGGGCCTGCGCTGGCTCCGAGCCTCCAGGACGTCTCTCAGGATGTCCACACGCCGCTTGGGCTGTAGGATCTGGACCAGGGAGTCCTGCAGGGCCCCTTTTACTGTTGAGGCCACAGCTAGAGGGAGAGGGGGGCTTTATAAGAGCAAGAGGTATACTCTCAACTGTTGTGCAGCGTCTTTGCATCTCTTTGGGAGAGAGAAGTCTATCTAGTTCACTTCAATCTCTCCACAGTTGAACTCATTCTATTGTGGACTTATTCTATTCTGACTGGCTGGGTGGAAGACAGTTGTACTCACTGGTGAAGGTACCCATGACTTTACCCTCCAGTTTCTTGGCTACAGAGTCACAGAGTTGGGAGGCAATTTCGGCTGCTACATTCTTAGCTGCAAAGAAAAATAGATGAGAAAATTATATGAATACAAGTAGACTGAAGCTTTTCCCTCAGGTGAACTAGGACATGAACAAATCAAGGTCAGCTAGTTATGTACACCCttatgtatttatttggacagtgaagataAAACATTTGTCTTTATACtctagcattttggatttgaggtcaaatgtttcatatgaggcgacagtacagaatgtcaccttttatttgagggtattttcatacgtATCTGTTTAACTGTTTCGAAATGAGAAGCACGTTATGTATGTAGTCCCCCCATTTAAAGtacatgtggatgctaccatgaatTAATCattaataatgatgagtgagaaagttagtcACAAAGATCCTACCCCCAAggcatgctaacctctcaccattaccaataacaggggaggttagcattttgggtGGGGGGTGATATTAtccctctaactttctcactcatcattattcacaattaattCAGGATTATCTAATGTATAAGTGTTCAGGAACATATTCTATTCACcataagtgactccaaaatgacgacacattatttaccattcatttctactgggcacaacataatctgtacacaaccaaaacaaaacttcaaatgcatccaacaagtttgtagtcacaagcttgatgtagtcattgcatgctaggaatatggaaccaatactaaacttttgactaccccacaagtgaatttgtccaaatacttatgacaccttcaaaatggagggactagatacataatgctttcatttctaaacggtaaaacagatatgaaaataccccaaaataaaaaggtgacattctgtactgtcacctgaTATGAAACATtgtatctcaaatccaaaatgctggagtatagagccaaattaaaagttttagcttcactgtccaaataaatacgtaggggagTGTATGTGTTAAGGAACTGATAGTGTAGTGGGGGAACAGAGGACTCCATACCGATGAGGTGGTCCCTCATCTTGTCCAGCACTGGCTCCATGTCCTCCTGGCTCAGACTCTTGGAACCCACCAGGCCCTTGAGCATCCCAAACATCCCCCCAAAAGCACCCTTTTTGGGGCTAAAAAAGAATAGTAAAAAGGATACTTAGACAGGTGCAACAGGGCACAACGTCACATTCATACTATCCATTCCTCAGCCATGCTTCGTATTTTCTGACACATGTAATAATCTAAGGATCTCACATTTTCTTGCTTGTGTCAGCAACTACCACCCTCTccacctcatcttcctcctccatctcctcatctccctcgCTGGACTCGTAATCCACGGCGAGCAAGTCACCCTTCATCGAGCTCAGCTGCATTCCCTGGACAACAAGAAAAGGCTTTATTAAGATGTGCAATTCCTATAAACTAAGCACTTCTACACCACATGGGCCTTATTTATCAAGGTACTAACAGAGCATCCCTGAAGGCTATTAGCTCTAgtctggttaaaccagactgaccaCTGCACTCACCATTATTTCACTTTTCAAATAATGTGAGCACAGAATTCAGTCTGGTACAACCAGGCAATATTAGCTCTGCTGCTCTCAAACCCAACAGGCACATACCGGGTCAGCTTGAGCGTCCAGGCCTTggtccccagcaacatgggcttCATTGCCATTGCTCTGGCTGTAGTCCAGTTCCTTGGTGCTGCTGCCACCCAAGGTCCACACCCGCTTCTCTTTCCCCTTGGGTTTCTCCTTCGCAGGCTTGGGGGATTTACTGGAAGGCAAGAGACAATGTGACTTTCAGTACTGAAACAACTGTCAGTAACATTCCGAATGAAAACTTTAACCACATTGTGTTCCATTCTTCCCCCCCACTCACCTGGGCTTCTCTGCAGGTGCCCCCATGCGCTTGCGTATaaactcctctctcttcttctgaaTGATCTCCTCCTGGGTCAAGCCCTGGTTACCGTTCTCCACTGTCTTCTGGGCACTGGCCGGAGCCTTGGCTTGTTCCCCTTTCACAGGCTCAGCAGTAGGAGCTAGGGGGAAGATATCAGAAACTAACCCCAGCCATACAAAACATTATCAATATCCCCATGAAATTAAaacatgaagaaaaaaaaaatgtgggaCTGGTTTCAAAACAGAAATTGTGTAAGGAAGAACCATTACAAAGTGCTTGTATTCCAACAAAACCTCCATAATAATCACGTCAAATCCTTACCCTCTTTTTTGGCATTCTTATTCTTCTTGCCACCCTGTTCCTTGCCCTTATCCCCTCCCTTCGTCTCAATCATGGACTTCACAGTTTTCTGGGATTTCAGGGAAGCATTGAAGCTCCTCATGGAGGTGGGACCTCGAGCTTTGCTGCTCTCCTCCGCCTCACTAGAGCACAACAGGACAGTAACATTAGAATCAAAGCATATAGCATTTGACTTGAAGTATTGTGAAATTATATTTTGTACAAGTAGTGTACAGGTCCTTGTAGACCTGTGGGTTGACAACTCAACAGCTGGTTGTGTGTGAGATTCAGCAAATTAGTTTGAAAGTAGAATCTTATCTCTTTATGCACCCTTATCAGCCCTAAGATGTGGCACTGCTTACCGAAGAAGCATTTTGAAGTCATCCTCAAATGCAAAATGGCTGTTCAACAGTGTAAGGGCCCCCTTTTGCTCCAGCTCATTCTTATAGCGATCCCTGAAGTGGAGCTGTACGTCATCTATGAACTTGTCAACATACGTCAGCGTCAGGATTTTTTGAAAACCCACctgtaaaaaaaagaagaaaaaaaaggaaGAGAAACATGGTCAGTTTGGAGTCCACACCATAAGACTGCATAAGAAGCAAACACTGCTGTATGCTAGTATGGTATTTTCCTTCAAGAAATAGAACTACAGTACATTATAATCACATTTACTATGTGAAACTTACCACAAAAACCAGCTCAAACTCATTATCGAGTTTGTACTTAAGACTCAAGGCGTCATGAGTATAGGAGTTGTTGCCACTGCGTTCCTGAAACAAAATCAGAGAAGCATTAATATTAGGCTACTCAATACTGTAACACAGATCAGAGGTTTTATCACTGAAATGTAATATTTCTCTTGAACATatgttctacactgaacaaaaatataaatgcaacatgtaaagtgttggtccaatgtttcatgagctgaaataaaagatcccagaaatgttccatacgcacaaaaagcttatttctctcaaatgtttggcacaaatttgtttacatccctgttagatgagcatttctcctttgccaacataatccatccacctaagaggtgtggcatatcaagaaacggattaaacaggtgcatcttgtgctggggacaataaaaggccacttgtgtcacacaacacaatgccacagatgtctcaagttttgagtgcaattggcatgctgagcgcaggaatgtccatcagagctgttgccagagaacttaatgttcatttctctacctccaacgtcattttagagaatttagtagtatgtccaaccggcctcacaaccgcagaccacgtgtatggcgttgtgtgggcgagcagtttgctgatgtcaacgttgtgaacaaagtgccccgTGGTGAcagtgaggttatggtatgggcaggcataaactacggcaacaaacacaattgcattttatcgatggcaatttgaatgcacagagataccgcgacgagattctgaggcccattgtcgtgccattcatccgctgccatcacctaatgtttcagcatgataacgcacagccccatgtcacaaggatctgtacacaattcctggaagctgaaaatgtcccagttcttccatggcctgcatactcaccagacatgtcacccattgagcatgtttggtatgctctggatcgacgtgtacgacagcgtgttccagttcccgcaaaaaaaatccagcaacttcgcaccacacaatcaacagcctgatcaactcaatgtgaaggagatgtagcgctgcatgaggcaaatggtggtcacaccagatactgacagttttttttaaaatccaGACCAagccactacctttttaaaaaaagtATCTGGGATCAACagatgtattcccagtcatgtggaatccatagattagggcctaatgaatttattggtccattgtagctcaattggtagagcatggcgcttgtaacgccagggtagtgggttcgatccccgggaccacccatacgtaaaaatgtatgcacacatgactgtaaatcgctttggataaaagcgtctgctaaatggcatattatattattattatttcaattgacagatttcgtTACATGAACTGTAATTCAGGATGATCTTTGAAACTGTttaatgttgcgtttatatttttgttcagtataaactAGCTACGTAGTAATAGCCTTACATTTTGTGATAATCCCACTAGACTGTGCGATTGTGATGTGGCTGGCAAAATAACCTGTGCGCGTGTAACCCCCAGTTCCCAAATCCCCCATTTCTGTATTACGCAACCATATTCTAGCTAGATCGCTCCTAgcattaggtagctagctaacaagtgtGCTAACTTTACCAAAACATAAATCATATTTAGTTTAGACAAATTATAAATTTGCATGATGTGTATCTACGAAAGCTACCTAGCTAAATTAACTAGCCAGCTTGTTGACGAAGTGGCGACATTCTGGCGCATGCTGAAAAACAGACCACACACACGGCTAGGCGGCACGGAAACATGACAGGTGTCCCTTGATTTTAAAGCATTTCTCACCTGAAGGATCACGGAGCGGATCAGCGCGTTGACAGGCCCGGTGAAGGATTCAGTAACACCGGTTCCCTGAAAACACCACAACACTATGCCTCCCTTACTGAAGATCGTGAAGAAATCCAGCATCTTGCCACCACGTACACGAGATAATATACCAAGGTAAACGAAAGAAACACTAACAAAAACTTGAAacgtgagaagaaaaaaaacaccgCAATAAATATGTGAGCCGAGGATTCTTTTTAAGTGCCTTCCACCTCCAGAAGGAAATCTAATCAGATATACACTATCTGATGAAAAATGTCCTCCCAATTCTAGCTATCTCCACTAAAACGGTTTTAGACACGTCAGTTGCAAGACCAGGAAATGAcgtccttcttcttcttcagagTTTAACGGctgttggcatccaatatgtggTAATTACTGCCCCAAACTGGactatcatttacattttttacattttagtcatttagcagacgcttttatccagagcgacttagtgagtgcatacatttttttttcttcatactggtcccccgagggaaacgaacccacaaccctggcgttgcaaacgccatgctctaccaactgagctacatacgttatactttgtgatacaaaaGGGGAAAAGGAAaatttgtatttaaaaaaaaagacacccttccaactaaccctacactcattaaaaacccactaccccattccactacttttaccctatctgctcctgcaccatgccaacggcctgagaggacgggacaccaccactcaacacatcctgtaagtcttctgaagtcaaatctcgtatacccaaatacttctctgcagctgctgcCACATCTATTTTGTTCTTCTTTGAGTTCGGGTTGGCAAATCGCAACAAACGTTagggtgcatacaccgccacctattgtactggagtgtgaggccagtcaCAGCCTACCAACAGCCTACCATCATTCAATTCTCTTAATTAGTCCTGTTCCTCTAAGAAAGTGAAATAGAGCCCTAGACACCActccccccactacaccacccaaaccccgtctagcctctctaaacctttcacacaatctctccctatctatgtcatacagttcacaaaatatcaacacatgctccaccgtttcctCCACTAAACACTCATCACACAGACCTGTTTCATGTCTCCCTATCATCCACAAGGTGGCATTCAAACGTGTGTGCACAAACCGTAATCTACTCCACAtaacttcctctctcctacatcccATACTCCCCACCTTTTCCTTAACTGACCGGTGCACGCGATAAAATTGCCTCCCCTTACTACTAGCATCCCATTCCCTTTACCAAAGATCGAGCCCTTTTGCCCGGATTAAGGACTTGACTTCCCTGTGGCCCAGCAGGACCTGAatatctaccccctctctcctcaccgcACTCTTAGCCACCACATCAGCCTTCTCATTACTCTCCACAACCACATGGGAGGGAACCCAGCAAAAGCTTACCACCACTCCCATCCTCTCCAATCCCATTAACAGCACCATCATCTCCACAAATAAGTCTCCCCTTTCTGACCTGCCCGTCGTCATACTACTCAACACTGCAGCCGAATCAGAGCAGATCACCAGTCAGTGGTttcacctcctccacccatctCAAACCTATAATCATGGCCATCAACTCAGCTGCATACACTGACACATAATCAGTTAACTGCTTACATACTCTAACATTGAACTCTGGGATATATACCCCTGTCCCCACCCTACCACTGACTGGATCCTTTGAACCATCTGTATATATCctttaaaaacaaataaaacCGATTttctacagtaccagtaaaagtttggacacacctactcattcaagggtttttctttatttgtactattttctatattgtagaataatagtgaagacatcaaaactatgaaacaacacatgtagtaaccaaaaaagtgttaaacaaatcaaaatatattttaaatttgagattcttcaaagtagccacccttttcattgatgacagctttgctttctctcaaccagctacctggaatgcttttacaacagtgttgaaggagttcccacatacgctgatcacttgttggctgctttttcttcattctgcggtccaactcatcccaaaccatctcagttgggttgaggtcgggtgattgtggaggccaggtcatctgatgcagccctccatcactctccttcttggtcaaatagcccttacacagcctggaggtgtgttttggatcattgtcctgttgaaaaacaaattatagtcccactaagcgcaaaccagatgggatggcgtatcgctgcagaagtgtgccttgaattctaaataaatcactgacagtgtcaccagcaaagcacccccacaccatcacacctcctccaccatgctttacagtgggaaccacacatgcacagatcatccgttcacctattctgcatctcacaaagtcacggcggttggaaccaaaaatctcaaatttggactcatcagaccaaaggacagatttccaccagtctaatgtccattgctcgtgtttcttggcccaagcaagtctcttcttcttattggtgtcctttagtagtggtttctttgcagcaattcgaccatgaaggcctgattcacatagtctcctctaaacagttgatgttgagatgtgtctgttacttgaactctgtgaagcatttatttgggctgcaatttctgaggctgataactctaatgaacttatcctctgcagcagaggtaactctgggtcttcctttcctgtggcggtcctcatgagagccagtttcatcatagcgcttgatggtttttgcgactgcacttgaagaaacattcaaaattcttgaaatgttctgtattgactgaccttcatgacttaaagtaatgatggactgtcgtttctctttgcttattaaatagggctatcttctgtataccccccccaccttgtcacaacacaactgattggctcaaacgcattaaggtaagaaattccacaaattcacttttaacaaggcacacctgttaattgaaatggattccaggtgactacttcaagaagctggttgagagaatgccaagagtgtgcaaagctgtcatcaaggcaaagggtggctactttgaagaatctcaaatataaaatatattttgattttgtttaacacttttttggtcactacagtacatgattccatatgtgttttttcatagttttgatgtcttcactattattctacaatgtagaaaatagtaaaaaataaagaaaaatcctggaatgagtaggtgtgtccaaacttttgactgttacagtgcatttggaaagtattcagaccccttgactttttcaacattttgttacgttacagccttattctaaaatgattaaattatttatttttcctcatcaatctacacacaacaccccataatgacaaagcgaaaacaggtttttggtcaattcatttgattggacatgatttggaaggcacacacctgtctatttcaggtcccacagttg encodes:
- the LOC121558404 gene encoding signal recognition particle receptor subunit alpha-like isoform X2 — its product is MLDFFTIFSKGGIVLWCFQGTGVTESFTGPVNALIRSVILQERSGNNSYTHDALSLKYKLDNEFELVFVVGFQKILTLTYVDKFIDDVQLHFRDRYKNELEQKGALTLLNSHFAFEDDFKMLLREAEESSKARGPTSMRSFNASLKSQKTVKSMIETKGGDKGKEQGGKKNKNAKKEAPTAEPVKGEQAKAPASAQKTVENGNQGLTQEEIIQKKREEFIRKRMGAPAEKPSKSPKPAKEKPKGKEKRVWTLGGSSTKELDYSQSNGNEAHVAGDQGLDAQADPGMQLSSMKGDLLAVDYESSEGDEEMEEEDEVERVVVADTSKKIPKKGAFGGMFGMLKGLVGSKSLSQEDMEPVLDKMRDHLIAKNVAAEIASQLCDSVAKKLEGKVMGTFTTVASTVKGALQDSLVQILQPKRRVDILRDVLEARSQRRPFVITFCGVNGVGKSTNLAKISFWLIENGFTVLIAACDTFRAGAVEQLRTHQRRLNSLHPPQDHGGRPVVQLYEKGYGKDAAGIAMEAIAYARNQAFDVVLVDTAGRMQDNTPLMTALAKLIAVNMPDLVLFVGEALVGNEAVDQLVKFNQALADHSMSDKPRLIDGIVLTKFDTIDDKVGAAISMTYITGQPIVFVGTGQTYNDLRSLNARAVVGALMKA
- the LOC121558404 gene encoding signal recognition particle receptor subunit alpha-like isoform X1; its protein translation is MLDFFTIFSKGGIVLWCFQGTGVTESFTGPVNALIRSVILQERSGNNSYTHDALSLKYKLDNEFELVFVVGFQKILTLTYVDKFIDDVQLHFRDRYKNELEQKGALTLLNSHFAFEDDFKMLLREAEESSKARGPTSMRSFNASLKSQKTVKSMIETKGGDKGKEQGGKKNKNAKKEVSDIFPLAPTAEPVKGEQAKAPASAQKTVENGNQGLTQEEIIQKKREEFIRKRMGAPAEKPSKSPKPAKEKPKGKEKRVWTLGGSSTKELDYSQSNGNEAHVAGDQGLDAQADPGMQLSSMKGDLLAVDYESSEGDEEMEEEDEVERVVVADTSKKIPKKGAFGGMFGMLKGLVGSKSLSQEDMEPVLDKMRDHLIAKNVAAEIASQLCDSVAKKLEGKVMGTFTTVASTVKGALQDSLVQILQPKRRVDILRDVLEARSQRRPFVITFCGVNGVGKSTNLAKISFWLIENGFTVLIAACDTFRAGAVEQLRTHQRRLNSLHPPQDHGGRPVVQLYEKGYGKDAAGIAMEAIAYARNQAFDVVLVDTAGRMQDNTPLMTALAKLIAVNMPDLVLFVGEALVGNEAVDQLVKFNQALADHSMSDKPRLIDGIVLTKFDTIDDKVGAAISMTYITGQPIVFVGTGQTYNDLRSLNARAVVGALMKA